Proteins from a genomic interval of Capsicum annuum cultivar UCD-10X-F1 chromosome 4, UCD10Xv1.1, whole genome shotgun sequence:
- the LOC107866893 gene encoding tRNA (adenine(58)-N(1))-methyltransferase non-catalytic subunit trm6, whose amino-acid sequence MSINKAVDEDSNLNDNSRLTFEGCNVLLDINDGDRLVFSRLTAASTLKIGNKKCSLQPLIGCPFGSLFQVESGKEGPCLTRMVPNGEGNNLEEKDVDGSKDNRAIVDNNTAQSLTSEDIDEMRRQGAKGDEIVEALIANSATFEKKTLFSQEKYRVKKQKKYAPRVLLRRPFARSICEAYFKKHPDKIGFMRVDALSLLLCLGNVTANADVLVVDMVSGILTGAIAERLGGTGYVCNTYRGLSPYPVDITRMFNLSDEICKRIVHASLTDLNSFQTGVSVSESEEETLPAINSAGLEEVGVSAEDGGMDITPEKVPSPITKPAKSIKAGQKAPPEAIKLWKENGFSSLIIAAPELDPWGIIKEVLPLLAFSAPFAVYHQYALPLAACMHNLQIEKMAIGLQISEPWLREYQVLPSRTHPQMQMSAFGGYILSGTKISSSEPVTSSN is encoded by the exons ATGTCGATTAATAAAGCAGTTGATGAGGATTCGAATCTAAATGATAATAGTAGATTAACTTTTGAAGGTTGCAATGTATTGCTTGACATCAATGATGGTGATCGTTTAGTTTTTTCTCGGCTTACTGCTGCCTC GACATTGAAAATTGGGAATAAGAAGTGTTCTCTTCAGCCACTGATAGGTTGTCCATTTGGGTCTCTGTTTCAAGTTGAGTCCGGAAAAGAGGGACCCTGTTTGACTCGTATGGTTCCGAATGGAGAAG GTAACAACCTTGAAGAAAAAGATGTGGATGGATCTAAAGACAACCGTGCAATTGTTGATAATAATACTGCTCAGAGTCTTACTAGTGAAGATATCGACGAGATGCGAAG GCAGGGAGCAAAAGGGGATGAAATAGTTGAAGCACTCATTGCAAACAGTGCAACTTTTGAGAAGAAGACGTTATTTTCACAA GAAAAGTATAGGGTTAAGAAACAGAAGAAATATGCACCTCGAGTACTATTGAGGCGTCCCTTTGCACGAAG CATTTGTGAGGCCTACTTCAAGAAACATCCTGACAAAATTGG GTTTATGCGAGTGGATGCACTATCTCTACTGCTCTGCTTGGGGAATGTTACTGCAAATGCAGATGTACTTGTAGTGGACATGGTCAGTGGTATTCTTACTGGTGCTATTGCGGAACGACTAGGAG GTACTGGTTATGTGTGCAATACTTATCGTGGATTGTCACCATATCCTGTCGATATCACTAGGATGTTTAATTTAAGTGATGAAATCTGTAAAAG AATTGTGCATGCATCACTGACCGACCTGAATTCATTTCAAACTGGAGTTTCAGTGTCTGAGAGTGAG GAGGAAACCTTACCTGCCATTAATTCTGCTGGTCTAGAAGAAGTTGGTGTGTCAGCTGAAGATGGTGGCATGGATATAACACCTGAGAAAGTTCCTTCTCCAATAACCAAGCCTGCTAAATCTATAAAAGCGGGTCAGAAAGCACCCCCGGAGGCCATCAAGTTGTGGAAAGAAAATGGTTTTTCCAG CCTAATAATTGCTGCTCCAGAACTGGACCCGTGGGGCATTATTAAAGAAGTGCTTCCTCTTTTAGCATTTTCAGCTCCTTTTGCTGTTTATCACCAGTATGCTTTG CCTCTTGCTGCATGTATGCACAACCTGCAGATAGAGAAAATGGCGATTGGCTTACAAATTTCTGAACCATGGCTACGTGAATATCAG GTGCTCCCATCGAGAACCCATCCACAAATGCAGATGAGCGCGTTTGGTGGCTATATACTTAGTGGCACCAAAATATCTAGCAGTGAGCCCGTTACCAGCTCCAATTAG
- the LOC107866894 gene encoding 7-deoxyloganetic acid glucosyltransferase isoform X2: MAVPHVLIFPLPLQGPVSCMLKLAELLCLHQEIYVTFLNTEHIQQRLLNCTDVEIRFEKYPNFKFITVPDGLPEDNPRTGDQIMKIIEGIEEVSSPLFREMVIAACGGPTCLIVDGIFTFAVDVAKEVRIPLLYFDTISPCGLWTYLAVPKLIEAGEIPFKGNDLDALVNNVPGMEGVLRRRDLPSFCRSPSLDCPIIQLVIKEGKHIVQAQGVIFNTFEGLEGPILSQFRSMIPNIYAIGPLHIQIKAKLAASQQCLPKTTTMSNSLWKEDMSCMDWLDKQPKKSVLFVSIGSLATMSKAHFLEFWYGLVNSMTPFLWVQRPGSIIGLEEDEDDNINNVPKELSESTKERGCIVRWAPQEEVLAHSSIGGFLTHSGWNSTLESIVEGVPMICWPYFVDQHVNSRYVGEVWKLGLDMKDICDRATVERMVRQVMEVNKIDFLERAKERSHLAIASVAENGSSYQDLDRLIEDIKLMRI; the protein is encoded by the exons ATGGCAGTTCCTCACGTACTCATTTTCCCGTTGCCTCTACAAGGTCCGGTGAGCTGTATGCTAAAACTGGCAGAACTTTTGTGCCTTCACCAGGAAATTTATGTCACTTTCCTAAACACTGAACATATCCAGCAACGCCTGCTGAATTGCACAGACGTCGAAATCCGTTTTGAAAAATATCCAAACTTCAAATTCATTACAGTTCCAGATGGACTTCCAGAAGATAATCCAAGAACTGGAGACCAAATAATGAAGATTATTGAAGGTATAGAAGAGGTGAGCAGCCCACTGTTCAGAGAGATGGTGATAGCAGCTTGTGGTGGTCCAACTTGTCTCATAGTTGATGGTATTTTTACTTTTGCTGTTGATGTAGCAAAAGAGGTAAGAATCCCACTTCTTTATTTTGACACTATAAGTCCTTGTGGTCTCTGGACTTACTTGGCTGTTCccaaactcattgaagctggcGAAATTCCTTTCAAAG GAAATGACTTGGATGCATTAGTAAATAATGTGCCAGGAATGGAAGGTGTCCTGAGGCGGCGAGACCTTCCCAGTTTCTGCCGATCACCTAGCCTTGATTGCCCCATTATCCAACTTGTAATCAAGGAGGGAAAACATATTGTTCAAGCCCAAGGTGTAATATTCAACACATTTGAAGGCCTTGAAGGGCCCATTCTGTCACAATTCCGATCAATGATTCCAAACATTTATGCCATTGGGCCTCTTCACATTCAAATCAAGGCAAAATTAGCTGCTTCCCAGCAGTGTTTGCCAAAGACAACAACAATGTCCAACAGCCTCTGGAAAGAGGATATGAGTTGTATGGATTGGCTCGACAAGCAACCAAAGAAATCAGTTCTATTTGTCAGCATTGGAAGCCTTGCGACAATGAGCAAGGCTCATTTCTTGGAGTTTTGGTATGGTCTTGTGAACAGTATGACGCCGTTCTTGTGGGTGCAGAGGCCTGGTTCAATTATTGGACTTGAAGAGGACGAGGACGACAACATTAATAATGTTCCCAAGGAGTTGTCTGAAAGTACAAAGGAGAGGGGTTGTATTGTCCGTTGGGCACCACAAGAAGAGGTTCTAGCTCACTCTTCAATTGGGGGGTTCTTAACTCATAGTGGGTGGAATTCAACTTTGGAAAGTATAGTAGAGGGAGTGCCAATGATTTGTTGGCCCTATTTTGTCGATCAACATGTAAATAGTAGGTATGTTGGGGAGGTGTGGAAGCTTGGTCTAGACATGAAAGATATATGTGATAGAGCCACAGTTGAGAGGATGGTGAGACAAGTGATGGAGGTCAATAAAATTGATTTCTTGGAAAGGGCTAAAGAGAGGAGCCATTTGGCAATAGCAAGTGTTGCTGAAAATGGCTCTTCCTACCAAGATTTGGACCGTTTGATTGAGGATATTAAGTTGATGAGGATATAA
- the LOC107866894 gene encoding 7-deoxyloganetic acid glucosyltransferase isoform X1, translating to MAVPHVLIFPLPLQGPVSCMLKLAELLCLHQEIYVTFLNTEHIQQRLLNCTDVEIRFEKYPNFKFITVPDGLPEDNPRTGDQIMKIIEGIEEVSSPLFREMVIAACGGPTCLIVDGIFTFAVDVAKEVRIPLLYFDTISPCGLWTYLAVPKLIEAGEIPFKENSAFSTLYSLFIIVNLLCLCRCCFPQKFSGNDLDALVNNVPGMEGVLRRRDLPSFCRSPSLDCPIIQLVIKEGKHIVQAQGVIFNTFEGLEGPILSQFRSMIPNIYAIGPLHIQIKAKLAASQQCLPKTTTMSNSLWKEDMSCMDWLDKQPKKSVLFVSIGSLATMSKAHFLEFWYGLVNSMTPFLWVQRPGSIIGLEEDEDDNINNVPKELSESTKERGCIVRWAPQEEVLAHSSIGGFLTHSGWNSTLESIVEGVPMICWPYFVDQHVNSRYVGEVWKLGLDMKDICDRATVERMVRQVMEVNKIDFLERAKERSHLAIASVAENGSSYQDLDRLIEDIKLMRI from the exons ATGGCAGTTCCTCACGTACTCATTTTCCCGTTGCCTCTACAAGGTCCGGTGAGCTGTATGCTAAAACTGGCAGAACTTTTGTGCCTTCACCAGGAAATTTATGTCACTTTCCTAAACACTGAACATATCCAGCAACGCCTGCTGAATTGCACAGACGTCGAAATCCGTTTTGAAAAATATCCAAACTTCAAATTCATTACAGTTCCAGATGGACTTCCAGAAGATAATCCAAGAACTGGAGACCAAATAATGAAGATTATTGAAGGTATAGAAGAGGTGAGCAGCCCACTGTTCAGAGAGATGGTGATAGCAGCTTGTGGTGGTCCAACTTGTCTCATAGTTGATGGTATTTTTACTTTTGCTGTTGATGTAGCAAAAGAGGTAAGAATCCCACTTCTTTATTTTGACACTATAAGTCCTTGTGGTCTCTGGACTTACTTGGCTGTTCccaaactcattgaagctggcGAAATTCCTTTCAAAG AAAATTCAGCCTTCTCCACTCTATACTCTCTTTTCATTATAGTAAACCTCCTCTGCCTCTGCCGGTGTTGTTTCCCGCAAAAATTTTCAG GAAATGACTTGGATGCATTAGTAAATAATGTGCCAGGAATGGAAGGTGTCCTGAGGCGGCGAGACCTTCCCAGTTTCTGCCGATCACCTAGCCTTGATTGCCCCATTATCCAACTTGTAATCAAGGAGGGAAAACATATTGTTCAAGCCCAAGGTGTAATATTCAACACATTTGAAGGCCTTGAAGGGCCCATTCTGTCACAATTCCGATCAATGATTCCAAACATTTATGCCATTGGGCCTCTTCACATTCAAATCAAGGCAAAATTAGCTGCTTCCCAGCAGTGTTTGCCAAAGACAACAACAATGTCCAACAGCCTCTGGAAAGAGGATATGAGTTGTATGGATTGGCTCGACAAGCAACCAAAGAAATCAGTTCTATTTGTCAGCATTGGAAGCCTTGCGACAATGAGCAAGGCTCATTTCTTGGAGTTTTGGTATGGTCTTGTGAACAGTATGACGCCGTTCTTGTGGGTGCAGAGGCCTGGTTCAATTATTGGACTTGAAGAGGACGAGGACGACAACATTAATAATGTTCCCAAGGAGTTGTCTGAAAGTACAAAGGAGAGGGGTTGTATTGTCCGTTGGGCACCACAAGAAGAGGTTCTAGCTCACTCTTCAATTGGGGGGTTCTTAACTCATAGTGGGTGGAATTCAACTTTGGAAAGTATAGTAGAGGGAGTGCCAATGATTTGTTGGCCCTATTTTGTCGATCAACATGTAAATAGTAGGTATGTTGGGGAGGTGTGGAAGCTTGGTCTAGACATGAAAGATATATGTGATAGAGCCACAGTTGAGAGGATGGTGAGACAAGTGATGGAGGTCAATAAAATTGATTTCTTGGAAAGGGCTAAAGAGAGGAGCCATTTGGCAATAGCAAGTGTTGCTGAAAATGGCTCTTCCTACCAAGATTTGGACCGTTTGATTGAGGATATTAAGTTGATGAGGATATAA